The region CCTGCTGCGCCGCATCCCCCCGCGGCTGGCCCCCGCCGGGCCCCTGCCCGACCCGGCCGCGCACGGCGGCGACCTCATCGAGGCCACCATCGCCGCCGTCGACCGTCTGGACCACTCCTACCTCGCCGTCCAGGGCCCGCCCGGGGCGGGCAAGACCTATCTGGCCGGGCGCCTGATCACCCACCTGGCCCGCCAGGGCAAGAGCGTGGGCGTGTGCTCCACCAGCCACAAGGCCGTGGAGAACGTCATGTCCGCCGCCCTGCGCGCCGCCCGGGAGGCGGGGGTGGAGCTGCCCGCGGCCAAACGCGCCAAGTCCAAGAAGGACGCCGACCCCGACCTGCCCTGGGACCAGCCCACCAGCCCCCAGGCCCTGGCCGGGTGGCGCACCAAGCACACCGCCGAGGGCCGCCCCGTCCTCATCGGCGGCACCGCCTGGGCCATGGCCAACGCCTCCATGGTCGCCGACCCCCTGGACGTGCTCATCATCGACGAGGCCGGCCAGTTCGCCCTGGCCGACACCCTGGCCGTCTCCGCCGCCGCCCGCGACCTGGTCCTGCTGGGCGACCCCCAGCAGCTGCCCCAGGTCGTCCAGGGCACCCACGGCGAGGGCGCCGACGCCTCCGCCCTGCAGCACCTCATGGGCGGCCGCCAGATCATCGACCCCGCCCGCGGCTACTTCCTGGACCAGACCCGCCGCATGCACCCGGCCGTGTGCGCCCCCGTCTCGGACCTGTCCTACCAGGGCCGCCTGCACGCCCACCCCGCCACCGCCCAGCGCACCCTGTCCGTCCACGAGCCCGGCCTGTACGCGCACGTGGTGGACCACCGGGGGCGCACCACCCACAGCCCCGAGGAGGTCGACGCCGTGGTGGCCGCGGCCACCGCCCTGGTCGCCGACAAGGTCACCCTGGACCCCGGTGCCGGGCCCCGGCGGCTGACCGGCCACGACATCCTCGTGGTGGCCCCCTACAACCTCCAGGTGCGGGCCCTGCGCCGGGCCCTGGCCCGCGCCGCCGAGGCCGACCCCGCCCTGGAGGGGGTCCGGGTCGGCACCGTCGACCGCTTCCAGGGCCAGGAGGCCCCGGCCGTCATCTGCTCCATGACCACCTCCGACGCCGCCGAGACCAGCCGCGGCACCGCGTTCGTCCTGGACCGCAACCGCCTCAACGTGGCCCTGTCGCGGGCCCAGCTGATCGCCGTGCTCGTCCACTCCCCGCACCTGGCCACCACCGCCCCGCGCAGCATCGAGGAGCTGCGCCTGCTGGCGTCCTTCACCCGCCTGAGCGGCGCCGCCCGCCCCTGGCCCGACCACCGGTGACGGCGGCCCGCCACCGGTTTCGGGCACCCCGCGGGTGGAGTACGTTTTACAGAGCACGCCCCCTGCCACGGCCGGTCCGCGCGATCGCGAGGCCGTGCGCCGCGCGTGCGCGACGGCCCTCCCCGACCCGTTCCCGAAAGGCACCCCGGCCCCCGTGTCCGACAGTCCCTCCGCCTCCGGTGGCGGCCGCAACACCCGCCACCCCACCGGAATCCGCGTCGTCGTCCTCATCCTGGCCCTGATGGCCCTCGCCCTGGGACCCGCCGGGTACCTCATGGGCGCCAACGCCCAGTCCCACGCCGGGTCGGCCGCGGAGTGGTTCACCCTCTCCTTCGGCGCCTTCGTCGGCATCCCCCTGCTCGCCGCCGCCGTGGCCACCGTCGCCGGGGACCGCAGGGCCGCCCTGTGGTCGCTGGTGCTGCTGGCCTGGCCGCTGGTGTTCGTGTCCCTGATCCACTTCACCCCCCTGGGCGGGTAGGCTCCCGGGCGTGTCACCCAAGAAACGCAGACAGCGCAAACCCCGGCGGGACCACGACCGCGGCGCCGCACCGGAGCGCGCCGGCGCGGAGGCCGGGCAGGAGCCCGGGACCCGGGGCCGGGTGTCGCGCACCCCGGTGGTCCTGGACGACCCGCCCGACCGGCGCGTCACCGCCCTGTGGGTGGTCCTGGCCCTGGTGTGGGGCCTGGGGTCGCCGCTGGCGCTGGCGATGCTGCTGTTCACCACCATGGACGCCGCCGCCGTCGACCCCGCCGACCCGGCCGCCGCGGCGGGGGCCGTGGACTCCATCGGCACCGCCCTGATCTGGCTGCTGGTGCTGGCGCTGGTCGTGCCCGCGGTGTCGGCGGTCGCCGCGGTGGTGCTGCGGCGCAGGATCGCCGCGATCGGGTTCGCCGTCGCCCTGGCCGTCTCGGCCGGCCTGATCTTCTGGGCGATGCCCCCGGCCGAGCTGTGGGACGCCCTGCGCTCCCACCTGTCCGGCTGACCCGCGGGGAGAGCCCGGTGGAGACCCCCGAGCACGCCGTGGCCCTGCCGGACGCCGTGCGCACCCGCCTGGCCGCGGGCACCCAGAGCGTCCTGGTGGACGCCCGCGCCCTGGAGCGGGTGCGCGAGCGCTTCGACGACGACCAGGCGCGGGCGCTGGGCCGGTTCCTGGCCAACGCCCAGTCGCCCAACACCCTGCGCGCCTACCGCACCGACTGGACCGCGTTCACCGCCTGGTGCCTGGCCGAGGGGCGCACCGCGCTGCCCGCCGAGGCGGTCGACGTGGCGGTGTACCTGGCCGCCTGCGCCCAGGCCCGCACCCCCGACGGGCGCCCGGCGCTGGCCCCGGCCAGCATCGAGCGCCGGGCCGCGGCGATCGCCGCGGTGCACGGCGCCCACGGGCTGGCCTCGCCGACCCGCGCCGAGGTGGTGCGTCTGACCCTGCGCGGCATCCGCCGCACCCGCCGGGCCCGCCCGCGCCGCAAGGACCCGGTGGTGCTGGCGACCCTGGAGGCGCTGCTGGCCCACCGGCCCGGGCCGGGGCACCCGGGCGGTGTCGCCCGGCTCCGCGACACGGTGCTGCTGCTGACGGGGTTCGCGGGGGCGCTGCGCCGCTCGGAGCTGGCGGGCATCACCTTCGACGACATCACGGTGCGCACCGACCCGGCGGGCGGGGCGACGACGCTGCTGGTGGAGCTGGGCGCCACCAAGACCGACCAGGAGGGGCGGCGCGGCCACGTCGTGGCGCTGCCCCGGGGCCGCCACCGGCACACCTGCCCGGTGTGCGCGCTGGCCGACTGGGCGGAGCTGCGCACCGCCCACCTGGAGGGCGGCGCCGACGCGGTGCGCGCCCTGCTGGCCCGGGCCGCCGCCGAACCGCCCGCCGCCGCGCACCGGTGCGCCCGCCTGGACGCCGCCGCGCTGGCGCCGCTGGCCGACGGCTCGCAGCGCCCGCTGCTGGTGTCGGTCTCGCGCCACGGCGCCCTGGGCACCCGCGCCATGACCGGCCAGTCGGTGGGGGACACGGTCAAGAAGTACGCGGCCCGCGCGGGGCTGGACCCCGACGCGTTCGGCGGGCACTCCCTGCGCGCCGGATTCGCCACCCAGGCCGCGCTGGGAGGCGCCGCCGACCGTGAGATCATGCGTCAGGGGCGCTGGACCAACCCGCGCACGGTGCACGACTACATCCGCAGCGCGGACCCGTTGGACGACAACGCGGTGACCCGCCTGGGGCTGTGACGGGGCCGGGCGGGGCCTCGTCTCGAATCGTCAACGAACCCGCCTGTGAGGACGGAAAACCGCACTTATCGTGCGATCCTTCACTCACGACACATTAGGTTGGTTGCGTGAGAAAGGGGACGGGCCCATGGTCGACGAATTCCGCGCCACATTCCAACAACTGATCGACGCCTCGGTGACCGCCGACCCCGGCCA is a window of Nocardiopsis changdeensis DNA encoding:
- a CDS encoding tyrosine-type recombinase/integrase, with the translated sequence METPEHAVALPDAVRTRLAAGTQSVLVDARALERVRERFDDDQARALGRFLANAQSPNTLRAYRTDWTAFTAWCLAEGRTALPAEAVDVAVYLAACAQARTPDGRPALAPASIERRAAAIAAVHGAHGLASPTRAEVVRLTLRGIRRTRRARPRRKDPVVLATLEALLAHRPGPGHPGGVARLRDTVLLLTGFAGALRRSELAGITFDDITVRTDPAGGATTLLVELGATKTDQEGRRGHVVALPRGRHRHTCPVCALADWAELRTAHLEGGADAVRALLARAAAEPPAAAHRCARLDAAALAPLADGSQRPLLVSVSRHGALGTRAMTGQSVGDTVKKYAARAGLDPDAFGGHSLRAGFATQAALGGAADREIMRQGRWTNPRTVHDYIRSADPLDDNAVTRLGL